One genomic region from Streptomyces venezuelae encodes:
- the argB gene encoding acetylglutamate kinase, producing MSNTARKHTALPKAEILIEALPWLTRHHGKTVVIKFGGNAMIDDDLKAAFAQDVVFLRHAGLKPVVVHGGGPQISAALDRHGIVSEFKAGLRVTTEDAMDVVRMVLAGQVQRELVGLLNQHGPFAVGMTGEDAHTITATKHQPVIGGETVDIGRVGEITALDTGAIEALLEDGRIPVISSIARSQDDGHVYNVNADTAAAALAAALGAETLMVLTDVEGLYEDWPNSDEVISRLTASQLEKLLPELSSGMVPKMEGCLHAVRNGVTTARVIDGRVQHSILLEIFTDEGIGTMVVPDGQGD from the coding sequence ATGAGCAACACCGCGCGGAAGCACACCGCCCTCCCCAAGGCCGAGATCCTCATCGAAGCCCTGCCCTGGCTCACCCGCCACCACGGCAAGACCGTCGTCATCAAGTTCGGCGGCAACGCCATGATCGACGACGACCTCAAGGCCGCCTTCGCCCAGGACGTCGTCTTCCTGCGCCACGCCGGCCTCAAGCCGGTCGTGGTCCACGGCGGCGGCCCCCAGATCAGCGCCGCCCTCGACCGGCACGGCATCGTCAGCGAGTTCAAGGCGGGCCTGCGCGTCACCACCGAGGACGCCATGGACGTCGTACGGATGGTCCTCGCCGGGCAGGTCCAGCGCGAGCTCGTGGGGCTGCTCAACCAGCACGGACCGTTCGCCGTCGGCATGACCGGCGAGGACGCCCACACCATCACCGCCACCAAGCACCAGCCGGTCATCGGCGGCGAGACGGTCGACATCGGCCGGGTCGGCGAGATCACCGCCCTCGACACCGGCGCCATCGAGGCGCTCCTGGAGGACGGCCGGATCCCGGTCATCTCCTCCATCGCCCGCTCCCAGGACGACGGACATGTCTACAACGTCAATGCTGATACGGCGGCTGCGGCACTCGCTGCGGCGCTGGGTGCCGAGACGCTGATGGTCCTGACCGACGTCGAGGGCCTCTACGAGGACTGGCCGAACAGCGACGAGGTCATCAGCAGGCTCACCGCGAGCCAGCTGGAGAAGCTGCTGCCCGAGCTCTCCAGCGGCATGGTCCCCAAGATGGAGGGCTGCCTGCACGCCGTACGGAACGGGGTCACCACGGCCCGCGTGATCGACGGCCGGGTCCAGCACTCGATCCTGCTGGAGATCTTCACCGACGAGGGCATCGGCACGATGGTCGTGCCGGACGGACAGGGGGACTGA